In the Nitrospirales bacterium LBB_01 genome, one interval contains:
- a CDS encoding glycosyltransferase family 4 protein, translating into MKLGINAAFSGQKPVSATLFTNEVGRRLSLMEQATTVFAPYPLWKAGDYRLVQTPEDISGPLNVLNSLSRLMFNNTILPYLLKEYAIDVLFCPNTEFPVVTTTPIVVTVYDLNPVHAQAEFGLIGQYFRSYLEKLAQEHIEVITMSEFIKNELVREFNLNIDKIHVIGVAVDTHFFKPVSAETKLEFIKSKDINSPYIMYFGTLFPYKNLKTLLKAFFEVCDRIPHKLVIIGERDHYDGELPEDERLIYIDSVTTEEHPMWYSASDIFIEPSLSEGSGMKLLEAMASGVPVISSNNEALYETGKDIALFFKGEDAVTLAKLILMVARDNDYRCDMIAKGLEYAKNCTWEKTAESIYSICEGAYKKKCLLS; encoded by the coding sequence ATGAAACTTGGAATAAATGCAGCGTTTTCCGGACAGAAACCGGTTAGCGCAACACTGTTTACAAACGAGGTTGGGCGGCGTCTGTCTCTAATGGAACAAGCTACGACAGTGTTTGCTCCGTATCCTCTATGGAAAGCAGGAGACTACCGCCTTGTCCAAACTCCGGAGGATATATCAGGCCCCCTTAATGTCCTAAACAGCCTAAGCAGACTGATGTTTAACAACACCATTTTGCCCTATCTGTTAAAAGAGTACGCTATAGACGTTTTGTTTTGTCCAAACACTGAATTCCCTGTAGTCACTACAACACCGATTGTTGTCACAGTTTATGACCTTAACCCAGTGCACGCACAGGCAGAGTTTGGACTTATCGGACAGTACTTTCGCAGCTATCTTGAAAAGCTCGCACAAGAGCACATAGAGGTCATAACCATGTCGGAATTTATAAAAAATGAGCTCGTAAGGGAATTTAATCTAAACATAGATAAGATTCATGTAATAGGAGTAGCGGTGGACACTCACTTTTTTAAACCAGTATCTGCTGAAACTAAGCTGGAATTTATAAAGTCAAAAGATATAAACTCTCCGTACATAATGTATTTTGGAACACTGTTTCCATATAAAAATTTAAAGACGTTACTAAAGGCGTTTTTTGAAGTATGTGACCGAATACCGCATAAGCTTGTCATAATTGGGGAGCGGGATCACTATGACGGAGAGCTGCCGGAGGATGAGCGGCTGATATACATTGACTCTGTAACGACTGAAGAACATCCAATGTGGTATTCTGCATCAGATATTTTTATAGAGCCATCACTTTCAGAGGGATCCGGAATGAAACTCCTTGAAGCTATGGCATCCGGTGTACCTGTAATATCGTCAAACAACGAAGCGCTCTATGAAACTGGCAAGGATATCGCTCTTTTTTTTAAGGGAGAGGACGCTGTCACACTTGCCAAACTGATTTTAATGGTGGCAAGAGATAATGATTACAGATGTGATATGATAGCAAAGGGATTAGAGTACGCAAAAAATTGCACATGGGAAAAAACAGCCGAATCCATATATAGTATATGCGAGGGAGCATATAAGAAAAAATGCTTGCTTAGTTAG
- a CDS encoding glutamate-5-semialdehyde dehydrogenase: MLFKMADLIMSKSDMLMSENAKDIANASGLSDAMKDSLNLKSSTGKKTFTALSDAMIDRLTLNPKRIEEMATGLREVAAMTDPVGEIIKMWKRPNKMMVGKMRGPIGSICIIYESRPNVTADAAGLCIKAGNSVILRGGSEAVNSNAAIVSILKAAVKGEGLHDGVVTFIENTDRAAIMELLKLDTLVDLVIPRGGEGLIRAVVENSTIPVLKHYKGVCHVFVDRDCDLDMASDICFNAKVQRPGTCNAMETMLVDAPVAERFLPKMTERLMAAGVEILGCTRSVKLCPLLKPVKDDDYHNEYLALKMNVRIVNGIDEAIEHINTYSSSHTESIVTKDHARAMRFLKDVDSAAVMVNTSTRLNDGGQFGLGAEIGISTDKLHARGPMGLEDLTCCKFIVLGDGQLRV, from the coding sequence ATGCTGTTCAAAATGGCTGATTTGATAATGTCAAAAAGCGATATGTTAATGAGTGAAAACGCTAAAGACATTGCTAACGCCTCCGGTCTGAGCGATGCCATGAAAGACAGTCTGAACTTGAAAAGTTCGACCGGTAAAAAAACCTTCACTGCCCTAAGCGATGCCATGATTGACAGATTGACTCTCAACCCTAAGCGCATTGAAGAGATGGCAACCGGCCTCAGGGAGGTTGCCGCAATGACTGATCCGGTTGGTGAAATCATAAAAATGTGGAAACGCCCCAACAAAATGATGGTTGGTAAGATGCGCGGGCCAATTGGTTCAATCTGCATAATATACGAGTCAAGACCTAATGTGACGGCTGATGCCGCAGGTTTATGTATAAAGGCAGGGAATTCGGTCATCCTGCGCGGAGGCTCTGAGGCAGTCAATTCAAATGCCGCAATTGTATCAATTTTAAAGGCGGCAGTAAAAGGCGAGGGATTGCACGATGGCGTTGTAACGTTTATTGAAAACACGGATAGGGCTGCCATTATGGAGCTTTTGAAACTTGATACGCTTGTGGATTTAGTAATTCCTCGGGGCGGCGAGGGTTTAATCAGAGCAGTTGTTGAAAACTCGACTATCCCTGTTCTAAAACACTATAAGGGCGTGTGTCACGTGTTTGTTGACAGGGATTGCGATTTAGATATGGCATCAGACATTTGTTTTAACGCAAAAGTACAGCGACCCGGCACATGTAACGCAATGGAGACTATGCTTGTTGATGCTCCGGTTGCAGAGCGGTTCTTACCAAAAATGACAGAGCGTCTTATGGCAGCAGGAGTTGAAATTCTGGGCTGCACACGAAGTGTGAAATTGTGCCCTTTACTTAAGCCCGTTAAGGATGACGATTACCATAACGAATACCTGGCACTTAAGATGAACGTTCGTATAGTAAACGGAATTGATGAGGCAATAGAACACATAAACACTTATAGCTCGTCTCACACGGAGTCAATCGTTACAAAAGACCATGCTCGCGCTATGAGATTTTTAAAAGATGTGGACTCAGCAGCCGTTATGGTCAATACCTCAACACGGCTAAATGACGGCGGGCAGTTTGGACTGGGTGCTGAGATTGGTATATCTACCGACAAATTACACGCAAGGGGCCCTATGGGCCTTGAGGATTTGACCTGCTGTAAGTTTATAGTGCTGGGAGACGGGCAGTTACGGGTGTAG
- the rnhA gene encoding ribonuclease HI yields MTSNGELPTVEIYTDGACLGNPGPGGYAAILKFGGKQKVITGGYRLTTNNRMEIMAAIAGLTALKKNCVVNIYSDSRLLVDTMTKGWLQSWIKRGWRKKDGSPTLNPDLWQKLLTLTEKHQVSFHWIRGHIGDAENELCDKLSKQAAKEQNLPVDEVYEKTAENSRIKKKR; encoded by the coding sequence GTGACAAGCAATGGAGAGTTACCAACTGTTGAGATATATACGGATGGGGCATGTTTAGGAAATCCGGGGCCCGGCGGCTATGCGGCAATTTTAAAATTTGGCGGCAAGCAAAAAGTGATTACAGGCGGCTACCGCCTGACAACCAATAACCGCATGGAGATAATGGCAGCGATTGCGGGGCTAACGGCATTGAAAAAAAACTGTGTTGTGAATATTTACAGCGATTCCCGATTACTCGTTGATACTATGACAAAGGGTTGGTTGCAGAGCTGGATAAAGCGCGGGTGGCGCAAAAAAGACGGCAGCCCAACTTTGAATCCCGACTTATGGCAAAAACTTTTGACGCTCACAGAAAAACATCAAGTTAGCTTTCACTGGATACGAGGGCACATCGGAGACGCTGAAAACGAACTCTGTGATAAGTTATCTAAACAAGCAGCAAAAGAACAAAACCTGCCTGTTGATGAGGTTTACGAAAAAACGGCAGAAAATAGCCGTATTAAAAAAAAGAGGTGA
- the cas6 gene encoding CRISPR-associated endoribonuclease Cas6 has translation MRLRFVFNHYAGNMSIDYNHKMRLWFSDFLMNFYGKTYDGTVADEGDDCRGFKLFTFSKLIFDSYKVREHRIGFYEGKAQWFVSSPVEDFLDDFAEYLKTIKRISVDSISFELLDISEVKMPAFDKQMKFTSLSPITVTTDGLNKRIIDDYFLRFSDSAFINKIKDNLLNKYRLYSGKKIIDDANFSFEFDSDYMERKRGKIQKKIKYERREILGYLAPFKVSGEPELLRFGYDTGFGDYCHLGFGMAKEI, from the coding sequence ATGAGGTTAAGATTTGTTTTTAATCATTATGCAGGTAATATGTCTATAGACTATAACCATAAGATGAGATTGTGGTTTAGTGATTTTCTGATGAACTTCTATGGAAAGACCTATGACGGTACGGTAGCGGATGAGGGGGATGATTGCCGAGGTTTTAAGCTGTTCACATTTTCAAAACTAATTTTTGATTCTTATAAGGTAAGAGAGCACAGAATTGGTTTTTATGAAGGAAAGGCGCAGTGGTTTGTATCGTCGCCTGTGGAGGATTTTCTTGATGATTTTGCTGAGTATTTGAAAACCATCAAGAGAATAAGTGTTGATAGCATATCTTTTGAGCTTTTGGATATATCTGAGGTGAAAATGCCGGCTTTTGACAAACAAATGAAGTTCACATCCCTGTCGCCGATAACAGTTACTACTGACGGCTTAAATAAACGAATCATTGATGATTATTTTCTCAGATTTAGTGACTCAGCTTTTATTAATAAAATAAAAGACAACTTGTTAAACAAATACAGATTATATTCAGGTAAAAAAATCATCGACGATGCCAATTTCAGTTTTGAGTTTGACTCAGATTATATGGAAAGAAAGAGGGGGAAAATTCAGAAAAAAATAAAATATGAGCGGCGAGAGATATTGGGCTATCTTGCGCCGTTTAAAGTCAGCGGAGAGCCTGAACTATTGAGGTTTGGTTACGATACCGGCTTTGGCGACTACTGTCACCTCGGCTTTGGTATGGCTAAAGAGATTTAG
- a CDS encoding serine hydroxymethyltransferase, with product MALKQFDPEVHDAIMGECSRENDKLLMIASENYASYAVMEAQGSVLTNKYAEGYPYKRYYGGCQYVDIVESLAIERAKELFGADHVNVQALSGSSANMAVFFTVLKPGDTILGMDLRHGGHLTHGASVSFSGMLYKTNFYGVNKETGYIDYNDVRRLAHECKPKMIVAGASAYSRVIDFAEFSSIAKEVGAYLVADIAHIAGLVAAGVHPSPIKYADFVTSSTHKTLRGPRGGMIMCKGQFAKALDKVIFPGIQGGPLMHVIAAKAVAFKEALTPEFNDYQKNVVKNAAKLASELIKRGYKIISDGTDTHLMLVDLRNKNITGAQAEQVLDLAGITLNKNSVPYDDKPATVTSGIRIGTPAMTTRGLMDSDMEEVADIIDCTLKNHTDENNMETQRKRVEVLCTKYPIYGTLLSKV from the coding sequence ATGGCCTTAAAACAGTTTGACCCTGAAGTGCATGATGCCATCATGGGTGAGTGCAGCAGAGAAAATGATAAACTTCTTATGATAGCATCTGAAAACTATGCAAGCTATGCCGTTATGGAGGCGCAGGGGTCGGTGCTTACTAATAAATACGCCGAGGGCTATCCGTATAAGCGTTACTACGGCGGCTGTCAGTACGTAGATATTGTAGAATCACTGGCTATAGAGCGTGCAAAGGAACTATTTGGCGCTGACCATGTTAACGTACAGGCACTTTCCGGCTCATCGGCCAATATGGCTGTGTTTTTTACAGTGTTAAAGCCGGGGGATACGATATTGGGCATGGATTTAAGACATGGCGGACACCTGACACACGGGGCATCGGTGAGTTTTTCCGGCATGTTGTATAAAACCAACTTCTATGGAGTTAACAAAGAGACCGGTTACATAGACTATAATGATGTGAGGCGTTTAGCGCATGAGTGCAAACCAAAAATGATAGTGGCTGGGGCCAGCGCATATTCACGAGTGATAGATTTTGCTGAGTTTTCCTCTATAGCAAAAGAAGTCGGGGCATATCTTGTTGCCGATATTGCGCACATAGCGGGACTGGTTGCAGCTGGGGTTCATCCCTCGCCGATAAAATATGCTGATTTTGTTACATCCTCAACTCATAAGACTTTAAGAGGCCCAAGGGGCGGGATGATTATGTGTAAAGGACAATTTGCCAAAGCGCTTGATAAAGTTATCTTCCCAGGCATACAGGGCGGCCCTCTGATGCACGTAATAGCTGCCAAAGCGGTAGCATTTAAGGAGGCCTTAACTCCAGAGTTTAATGATTATCAAAAAAACGTGGTTAAAAACGCCGCAAAACTTGCCTCTGAGTTAATAAAAAGAGGTTACAAGATAATCTCTGACGGCACTGACACTCACCTTATGCTGGTTGATTTAAGAAATAAAAACATAACAGGGGCACAGGCCGAACAGGTGCTTGATTTGGCAGGTATCACATTAAATAAAAACTCCGTTCCCTACGACGATAAACCTGCCACAGTAACAAGCGGCATTCGTATCGGCACTCCGGCTATGACAACAAGAGGACTTATGGACTCTGACATGGAAGAGGTGGCCGATATAATAGATTGCACACTTAAAAATCACACTGATGAGAACAACATGGAAACTCAACGCAAGCGCGTAGAGGTGCTCTGCACTAAATATCCTATTTACGGTACATTGTTGAGCAAAGTATAA
- the rpiB gene encoding ribose 5-phosphate isomerase B encodes MKIAIGCDHAGLQLKEAIKIELERLGHEASDVGTNTCDSVDYPDYGQMAAQMVSSGKANRGILICGTGIGMSIVANKYSGIRAALCNDVQTAVLSRQHNDSNILVLGARVTAQELALKMLHVWLDTPYEGGRHQRRLQKIKNIEDSVKDG; translated from the coding sequence ATGAAAATAGCGATAGGCTGTGACCATGCCGGCCTGCAATTGAAAGAAGCGATAAAAATTGAGTTAGAGCGCTTAGGGCATGAGGCGTCTGATGTCGGCACAAACACTTGTGATTCTGTTGATTATCCTGACTATGGACAGATGGCAGCACAGATGGTATCAAGCGGCAAAGCAAATCGAGGTATATTGATCTGTGGAACTGGCATTGGAATGTCCATAGTTGCTAACAAGTATAGCGGCATTAGGGCGGCTCTATGCAATGATGTGCAGACAGCTGTTTTGAGCCGGCAGCATAATGATTCCAACATATTGGTTTTAGGAGCTCGGGTAACTGCGCAAGAGCTTGCTTTGAAAATGCTGCATGTTTGGCTTGACACACCGTATGAAGGCGGACGGCACCAACGAAGACTTCAAAAAATAAAAAACATAGAGGACAGTGTTAAAGATGGATAG
- a CDS encoding glucose-1-phosphate thymidylyltransferase, with protein MKALILSGGQGTRLRPLTHTIAKQLVPVAGKPILWYVLNHIAEAKIKDTGVIISPETGQHVKDYIADGAQWGLRPKFIVQKKPEGLAHAVLTARSFLKNDDFVMYLGDNLLSEGVRGAIERFKKKKSEALIFLKRVDDPKRFGVARLDADGKVVELIEKPENPPSNFALVGVYIFTNKIFDAIARIKPSKRGELEITDAIQELINMGHPVDSQILDGWWLDTGKKDDLLEANTIVLDEYVKCDIAGEVDKFSRIVGRVTIEAGTVVINSHMRGPIKIGKNARIENSFIGPHTSIGDGAAIKDSAIEHSVILSDSVIEGIERLEDSLIGRNARVVKNTHRHKALRLMISDDTVVEV; from the coding sequence ATGAAAGCGCTAATATTAAGCGGCGGACAGGGAACAAGGCTGCGTCCCCTTACTCACACCATTGCCAAGCAGCTTGTGCCTGTAGCAGGAAAACCGATACTGTGGTATGTGTTAAACCATATTGCCGAGGCTAAAATTAAAGATACCGGTGTTATCATCTCTCCTGAGACAGGCCAACATGTTAAAGATTATATAGCCGATGGCGCTCAGTGGGGACTGAGACCCAAATTCATTGTGCAGAAAAAACCGGAGGGACTTGCTCATGCCGTTCTAACAGCACGAAGTTTTCTTAAAAACGATGATTTTGTGATGTATCTCGGTGATAACCTCCTTAGCGAGGGAGTAAGGGGCGCTATAGAGCGGTTTAAAAAGAAAAAATCCGAAGCGCTGATATTTCTTAAACGAGTGGATGACCCTAAACGTTTTGGCGTTGCCCGACTTGACGCTGACGGCAAGGTTGTGGAATTAATTGAAAAACCTGAAAATCCGCCGTCAAATTTTGCCCTTGTCGGAGTTTACATCTTTACCAATAAAATATTTGATGCAATAGCGCGGATAAAACCCTCAAAGCGCGGTGAGCTGGAAATTACGGATGCAATTCAGGAGTTAATAAACATGGGACATCCTGTGGATAGCCAGATACTGGATGGCTGGTGGCTGGATACCGGGAAAAAGGACGATCTCCTTGAGGCCAACACCATTGTGCTCGATGAGTACGTAAAGTGTGATATTGCAGGTGAGGTGGATAAATTTAGCCGGATAGTAGGCAGGGTCACTATAGAGGCGGGTACAGTTGTTATAAACAGCCACATGCGGGGGCCAATTAAAATAGGGAAAAACGCAAGAATTGAAAATTCCTTTATAGGCCCGCACACAAGCATAGGCGACGGCGCAGCTATCAAAGACTCAGCCATTGAGCACTCTGTCATACTCAGCGATTCGGTAATTGAGGGCATAGAGCGTCTTGAGGATAGTCTCATAGGGCGTAATGCACGGGTTGTTAAAAATACGCATCGTCATAAGGCGCTAAGGCTTATGATCAGTGACGACACAGTTGTGGAGGTTTAA
- a CDS encoding dTDP-4-dehydrorhamnose 3,5-epimerase: MEIYKEGNIEGVTIKELRFFNDARGWLAELYRTDELPDGLTPVMSYVSMTKPGVARGPHEHVDQTDIFIFLTNFTLYLWDRRENSPTYKNRIVLRDSKNKIVTVPPGVVHAYKNADNVDGMVINLPDRLYAGKGKKEPVDEIRWEDTDDSPYKLD; this comes from the coding sequence GTGGAAATATACAAAGAAGGTAATATAGAAGGGGTTACAATAAAGGAGTTACGGTTTTTTAACGATGCACGTGGTTGGCTTGCCGAGCTATACAGAACGGATGAGCTGCCGGATGGTTTAACGCCCGTGATGTCTTATGTTTCAATGACTAAACCGGGTGTTGCAAGAGGTCCTCACGAGCACGTTGATCAGACAGATATTTTTATATTTCTGACTAATTTCACTCTCTATCTGTGGGACAGAAGGGAAAACTCCCCGACTTATAAAAATAGGATTGTACTAAGAGATTCAAAAAATAAAATAGTAACCGTGCCGCCGGGAGTTGTACATGCTTACAAAAACGCTGACAATGTGGACGGTATGGTCATAAACCTCCCCGACAGATTGTATGCCGGAAAGGGCAAGAAGGAACCTGTAGATGAAATCCGTTGGGAGGACACTGATGACAGCCCATACAAACTTGATTAA
- the rfbB gene encoding dTDP-glucose 4,6-dehydratase — translation MKILVTGGCGFIGSNFIRHILTKYPDYEIINLDAMTYAGNMDNLKDLDTKRLRTVIGSIVNSNIVSSIIKEVDAVVNFAAESHVDRSIENAKPFLETNIIGLQTLLDLAMKSSNIKRFVHLSTDEVYGSLETDEGKFTETTPLDPRSPYSASKAAGDLLLNSYNKTYGYTAIMVRPSNNYGPRQFPEKLIPLMITNLMEGAPVPVYGEGANVRDWLFVLDNCEAIDTILHKGVDGEVYNVGGDCERKNIDIVRTALKVMGKDDSHIKYVKDRPGHDFRYALDNTKITRELGWKPTVKIEEGIVKTIEWYRENQWWWQPLKSRLKAESGGFWK, via the coding sequence ATGAAAATTCTCGTAACAGGGGGCTGTGGTTTTATTGGCTCTAATTTTATCAGGCATATCCTTACAAAATATCCTGACTATGAGATTATAAACCTTGATGCAATGACTTACGCTGGAAACATGGATAACCTAAAAGACCTTGATACAAAGCGGCTTCGTACCGTTATCGGCTCAATCGTCAATTCAAACATTGTAAGCTCAATAATCAAAGAGGTTGATGCCGTAGTTAACTTTGCTGCCGAAAGCCATGTCGATCGCTCCATAGAAAATGCAAAGCCGTTTCTTGAAACAAATATCATAGGGCTTCAGACGCTTCTTGACTTAGCGATGAAGTCTTCAAATATCAAACGCTTTGTGCATCTGTCAACCGATGAGGTCTATGGCAGTCTTGAGACAGATGAGGGTAAGTTTACCGAAACCACCCCGCTTGACCCGCGCTCCCCATACTCGGCATCTAAGGCGGCAGGAGATTTGCTCCTCAACTCATATAATAAAACCTACGGCTATACTGCTATTATGGTTAGACCCTCAAACAACTACGGGCCACGACAGTTTCCTGAAAAACTTATTCCGCTTATGATTACTAACCTGATGGAGGGCGCTCCGGTTCCGGTCTATGGAGAAGGAGCAAACGTCAGAGACTGGCTGTTTGTCCTTGATAACTGCGAGGCAATTGACACCATACTTCATAAGGGTGTTGACGGCGAGGTCTATAATGTAGGTGGTGACTGTGAGCGTAAAAACATAGACATTGTAAGAACGGCACTTAAAGTGATGGGTAAGGACGACTCTCACATAAAATACGTAAAGGACAGACCCGGACATGACTTTAGATATGCACTGGATAACACAAAGATTACGCGTGAGCTTGGATGGAAACCAACAGTGAAAATAGAAGAGGGCATTGTAAAAACTATAGAGTGGTACAGAGAGAATCAGTGGTGGTGGCAGCCGCTAAAGAGCCGTCTTAAGGCGGAAAGCGGAGGATTTTGGAAATGA
- the rfbD gene encoding dTDP-4-dehydrorhamnose reductase — MNIMVVGAGGMLSSDLVPYLNESGHTCTGFTIDELDIIQIEAIRDSVDKLKPDVVVNCAAYTNVDKAETERDVAMIINALGVQNLCIVCNEKDIPLCHISTDYVFGGPGCPTENIPYTPFDDTSPVDHYGFTKLAGEKYVTWLMDKFYIIRTSWLYGKYGNNFVKTMLRLSRQKSELTVVADQIGSPTWTISLSEGIRCAIVSGKYGIYHVTDKTDGGISWHRFAEEILKLRGISTPVRAITTAEFPTPAKRPAYSVLDISQSVLCTGFKPVRWELALENYLKIDADA; from the coding sequence ATGAACATAATGGTTGTAGGCGCAGGCGGTATGCTTTCAAGCGATCTCGTGCCATACTTAAATGAAAGCGGTCACACCTGCACTGGATTTACCATTGATGAGCTTGACATCATTCAGATTGAAGCCATACGTGACTCTGTTGATAAACTTAAACCAGACGTTGTAGTTAATTGCGCCGCATATACAAATGTTGATAAGGCTGAGACTGAGCGTGACGTTGCTATGATAATCAATGCGCTTGGAGTCCAAAACCTGTGTATCGTGTGTAATGAAAAAGACATTCCCCTTTGTCACATAAGCACGGATTATGTGTTTGGCGGCCCTGGCTGCCCAACAGAGAATATCCCCTACACTCCCTTTGATGACACGTCGCCGGTTGACCACTATGGATTTACAAAACTTGCCGGTGAAAAGTACGTAACGTGGCTAATGGATAAGTTTTACATTATAAGAACCAGTTGGCTTTATGGAAAATATGGCAACAATTTTGTTAAGACAATGCTGAGGCTCTCTCGTCAAAAGAGTGAACTCACAGTTGTGGCTGACCAAATTGGCTCCCCCACATGGACGATAAGTCTTTCAGAGGGAATAAGATGTGCGATAGTGAGCGGCAAATACGGCATATATCACGTAACAGACAAGACAGACGGAGGAATCAGCTGGCATCGTTTTGCTGAAGAGATACTAAAACTCAGAGGGATAAGCACTCCGGTCAGAGCGATAACAACCGCAGAGTTTCCAACGCCTGCCAAAAGACCTGCCTATTCAGTCCTTGACATTAGCCAGAGTGTGCTTTGTACCGGATTTAAACCCGTTAGGTGGGAGTTGGCACTGGAGAATTATTTGAAAATAGATGCGGATGCCTAA